The genome window TTTTCCAGGTGTCTGGCAAAATCCTCTTCCCTAAACTCCAAAAGTTCCTGGTCCTCATCCGCTGCCTGGGAGGGCACAAAGGCGTACTCAATGTCGGGAACAATGCCCTCGGCCTGGATGGACCGGCCATTGGGGGTATAATACAGGGCAATGGTCAGCTTGATGCCCGAGCCATCGGCCATGGGGATAATGGTCTGCACCGACCCCTTGCCAAAGGATTTCTCACCCATGATCAGGGCGCGTTTTTGATCCTGCAGGGCGCCGGCAACAATTTCGGATGCCGAAGCTGATCCCGAATTGATGAGCACCACCATGGGGCAGGTGATGTCAGAACGCTGATCATGGGCCATGAACTCCCGGCGCGAGTCGGCATCGCGGCCCTGGGTGTACACGATGAGCCCCTTGGACAGAAACACATCAGCCACATCAACCGCCTGGCTCAAAATGCCTCCGGGATTGGACCGAAGATCCATGATCAATCCGCGCAGCTCATGGTTGCGGGTATAGTTGTTTAAAGCCTTGCGCATGTCCTGCACGGTATTGGCCTTGAAATCCGTCAGGCGCAGGTACAGATATCCAGGCGCAAGCTCCTGGGTCTTGACACTGATGGCCGGGATGATCCCCCGAATAATTTTGACCTTTTCAGGCCGGGAACTGTCCTTGTGCAAAATGGTCAGGGTGACCGGGGTGCCCTTGGGCCCACGAATGCGGTTCACCGCCTCCATGAGGGTGATATCAAGAGCCGACTCGCCATCGATTTCAAAGATGATGTCCCCGGCCTTGAGGCCCGCCTTGTAGGCCGGCGTGTCCTCAATGGGGGCGATCACGGTCAGCCGCTTTTCCTTGATCCCGATCTGGATGCCGATGCCACCGAACTTGCCCGAAAGATCCTGCTGGGTAACCTCGAAATCCTCCTTGCTCATGTAGGTGGAATGGGGATCGAGCTCCTGGAGCATGCCCTCGATGGCCCCATTGATCAGGGCATTGCGATCGATCTTGTTGACATAGTTTTCCTCCACCATGTCGAGTACCTGGCTGAATCGCCTGAGAGATTCATAGGGATCGCTCTCGGCCAGGCTCGAGCCCGACGTCACCAACAACGTTCCCAAAAGCAGGGCCGTGCCCACCATATGACTCAACCGCATGAGATCCTCCGAACTGTTTATATTCATGCACGACCTGACTTTGAAGGTCATTTGCAACGCTCAACCATCAGATACAACAAGACGTGACTACAAAACCTGGTCCATGAGCTTGCAGCCTCGTGTCACGCAGGTTCCAACCAATGCAAAGGATTAATGGCTTTTTGACCAAAACGCAATTCAAAATACAAACCAGTCCCTTTGAT of Desulfoplanes formicivorans contains these proteins:
- a CDS encoding S41 family peptidase, giving the protein MRLSHMVGTALLLGTLLVTSGSSLAESDPYESLRRFSQVLDMVEENYVNKIDRNALINGAIEGMLQELDPHSTYMSKEDFEVTQQDLSGKFGGIGIQIGIKEKRLTVIAPIEDTPAYKAGLKAGDIIFEIDGESALDITLMEAVNRIRGPKGTPVTLTILHKDSSRPEKVKIIRGIIPAISVKTQELAPGYLYLRLTDFKANTVQDMRKALNNYTRNHELRGLIMDLRSNPGGILSQAVDVADVFLSKGLIVYTQGRDADSRREFMAHDQRSDITCPMVVLINSGSASASEIVAGALQDQKRALIMGEKSFGKGSVQTIIPMADGSGIKLTIALYYTPNGRSIQAEGIVPDIEYAFVPSQAADEDQELLEFREEDFARHLENPNGRKNGSSTTDHAVLQEQDKQKAKAMLARDNQLRLALEFVKQLPRISQIHGE